Below is a window of Vulpes lagopus strain Blue_001 chromosome 13, ASM1834538v1, whole genome shotgun sequence DNA.
AGCAGagaccctccctcccccaaaataaTGAGAAGACAACGCGCTAGAAAAGTTAAAGCACACCATTCCATGTTAAATAGTTAACACTACCCCTCCAACAAGCCACAAATGCTAGATAGATAACTCAGTACGGTTAACTAACCACAGCCCTACATAACtgcactttaaatttttttttttaaagaaaacctttgCTTCATGCCcgtaattaacataaaataagtaaattctttgtcttttatttaggaaaataatcaTGCTAAAAGCAAGTTGTACTTTATAtagattttcaaagaaaagattgattgtgctttttgaataaaaaaagataggaTATCTTCCAACCTCACGGACTCAAATCTTGTAGAATAGATAGCACTTCTAAACTAAAAACACACATCAGAAAAATTCAATTATCCCAGTGGGACATTCAAAAATTGTCTTTAGAAGGTTTTAGGATTGGCTAATTCTGCTATTGTCCTATTggttgtggcaaaaaaaaaagggggggggggatacagACTTGCTGTCTAAAGTTCTCCAAATTCAGTAGGCAACACTCATATCTGAAAGAAACTCTGCCGGCAACCTGGACATATGGTGAGCTAAGTAAACATTTGATTAGCAGGCATTTTCAACTGTCTGATTTCCTCTTAACAAATACAGGAGAGAATATGAAGGTTCTTCCTTCAAAACCTGTTCTACTGCATCATATTTCCgaactctttcctcctcttcagtCACACTCTGAAAAAAGTGGTTTGTTTTTCCCGTGTGGAGTCACTTTGGGTACAAGGACCTTTATATGTTCCAATTATTactcattttaaatttagaatgtgTGTTGGTCTAAAAACACCCGTTTCCCACTCCCACAAGCAGATGATGACCAGACTCCTGCCAAGAGCAGCAGCAGAAGGGAAAATAAACTCCAAACATGAATGAGAGTACCCAGGAGTAACAGCCACAGGTGGGTCTTCTTGCTGAGTCTAATGGTCCAGTGAGTGGCTATCCAAGGAGGAGGCCATCTCTTGGTAGGTGAAGATTAAATTTGCAACCTAAGCACaattcacatgcacacaccaaaaagaaaaaaaagaaagaaagaaaaaggatgggGGGGAAGCTCCAACCCAAACAAAACCACCCACAATCACCCTCAAATTTAAAGCTCTTAGTCCAGGGTAGCATCACAAAGTGGCCAATAAGATGAGGATGTGACTCTGCACGTGCTGGATGAGATGAAATACCTTCCCAGTCACTTTACTCCTCCTGTCCTGTCCTCTCAGAAAGGTATGGATTACAAGCTCCACCCCAAGAAAAAGAATCAGGTTCAGAAAACACTTCCAAAAGGTTCTCCAAAGCAAAAACACTTGTGGGCTACAGGGCCTGATAGCAAGACAGGCAGGAatctacatataaaaatgtacttaaaaatcCAGAGTCAAATGGTTTTAGGTTTCAACACTCCAATTAGCTGTCTTATACCGTTACTCCACAGAAATGGGGCCACCCAGGACTCACAGGAAGGAATGGCTGTGGCTCTGACACGGCTGGCTCTACACCTTCCCACAGCAGGCCTTTTCCTCCCCCGGCTCCTCCCGTCCATTTTGAAAAAGCACTATTCTATCTTCACGTCCAAGAGctggttggtttggtttgtttctttggaaCCATCAATAAAAGAAGCAACTTTTTCCTGTTAGTTTTACTCATGTCTACCTATCAGAGCGGCTATTTCTTTTGACAGTTCAGTAGCACACAGGCTGACTTGGCCAAAATGGACTTATGAATGCATGCATTCAGACCGCATATTGCTACCAAAATGGAATGTGGGAATATGCTATGCACCTCAGGTTGAGAAATGACCAAGAAATCAAGATCTAAAgggtgatatataatatatatatatcaatgctATTATTCATAAAAACCTtgtttagtaataaaaaaaattgctttgtttaaatatgaatattatagtCTGCTTCTCATGGTTAGGAAATAATAGTCTTTCTGAAAAGCAGGTGCTTTTTCTACTACAACTCCATATCCTGGGCCTCATCTTCCGAAAAGTCAGACATAGAACTCTCCGACGAGCTGTCACCGGTACCCTCTTCCTGCTCTTTCAGTGCCTCCTCCGTGGCGTATTTCTGGATGTACTctgcatgggggaggggaagggggagaggaataaagaaaacacagggcTGGTGACCAGGGAGGCAAGTGCTTCAGTGAACCCAAAGCTGGCAAAGTCCCAGGGAAGTTCGAGCCTTCCTTACTTGTTGGGGAGCCTTCCTTACTTGTTGGGGCGGGCTGGGCGAGGGTAAGAAAGGGGACCTTCTCATGGTCATTAAAGCTACGAGGAAAATCCCATGGAAGACGTCTTTGGAGTTCATGCCTTTTGCTCCCTTAGTAAAAGAGGCAAAAGTAGCATGtctgatatatacacacatacatacacacacacacacacacgcacgcacacacacaaacacacacacatgctgcacctccatcccagaactccctTGGGCCATCACCTCCCAGGTGGATGTGTACAAGGCAGCCGACCCACCCTGGGCAGTGTCTGGTGTTGACTGGCCTCCCCTCCTGCTGCCTGGGCACCCTCACTCTTGCCTTGTTGCCTATCCATGTGGCTGCATTCCTCCAACCTTGCAGGACTGGGGAAGTGCAAaccccatctttctttttctctctctgttaataGAACTATTCACCTCCCAGGTAGAGCAGGACTAGTTATGATTCCATAGTAATTTATAAGGAAATCCCCCATCATTTTTAGACTTGCAGTTATATAATTACAGTCAGCCCAAATCTATTATTTTAGGAATAGATTTTAGTCTAAACAGATCCTGCCTGTCAGGTTTTTGAAGCAGCTGGTGAAAACAGTCTCTCAATCTGCTCAGGAATGAGCTGCTATCTGGAGACACAGTGAGCCCAAGTGACTTGATCATCTATTATTTACCTGAAGATTTATGCATCTATAGCCTAGGctgagagagaattttaagaactGCTGAACAAACAAACTTGTTCCTAAAAACTCTAAGTGCACACTGTTCTTAAGTAAAtagcctacacacacacacacacacacacacactatatgaAGAGGTAAGACAGACCCTATCCAGAGCGCCAGAACGGGGGAAACATGCCGGTTCTTACGTTTTGTTTCTTCTCCTATGGAATCACAGGGGCCAAATGCCAAAGATGAGGAACATGGTCAAAGGGGCCTGCCAAGTTTGAATGATGTCACACAGGGGCTAgctaagaatctttttttatacGTTTAAAGGgttatattttttagaagattttatttatttattaatgagacacacagagagaggcagagacacggacagaggaagaagcaggctccatgcagggagcccagtgtgggactggattcccggaccccaggatcacaacctgagccgaaggcagatgctcaaccactgagccacccaggggtccctgttttttttattttttttaagattttatttacccattcatgatagacacagagaggcagagacagagaggcagagggagaagcaggctccacgcagggagcccaacatgggactcaatcctggggactctgggatcacgccctgagccaaaggcagatgtccaaccactgagtcatccaggagtcttgggttatttatttttaaagattttatttatttacttgagagaaagagtgagcaagcatgaatggtggggggagtggcagggggagagggagaaacagactccccattgagcagggagcccaatgtgggactcaattccagaaccctgggatcatgacctgagctgaagtcagatgctcaaccgagcTATCCAGGAGTCCCTAAagggttgtttaaaaaaaagggggggggaagaatATGTGACAGAGACTCTATTTGTGGCCAAATCTGGCCCTTTAGAGAAAAAATTTGTAGACTTCTTAGAACCCTACAAACTCATTATAATGAAGTTTTATGTGGAGATGAGGTTCTAAAAGCTTCTGATTAAGTAAGAACTTACCTGAATTTATTcttcaaagagagagaaatgtttattacagtcttagaaatgttatttttacccTCTACTGGGTCAGCTTATGTCCCTGCATTTGTAGAAAGTTGCTGCACTTTGATATTTCTCTCTGACACTATAAGGTGATACTATTAGTCCTCTTTagtatatttgaggaaataaatatGTCTTAAGTGCTAAGCTTACTAGGACAAGGGTTTTTAGGAGATAGAAGAATAAAGAGCAAGGTCACTAATGAGCAGGAGACACAGATGCAGATAAAAGCAGTTAGTGCCACCAGAGGGAATTGTGGAGGAAGGGACCCTGGCCTCTGAGAGCCAGGAAGCCAGGCACATCTGACCTGACCCTGGAAGGAATTCTTAGCTGCAGCATAGGACATGCCACTCCAGGGGAATGCACAGCCTTGCAAAAAGCACAAGGGAGAAGGCCATGGCCGGGAGGTTAAAACAACACTGAGAACTATGTTTATATCTGAAACAAATAAGGCAAAATGTATAGGTCTTGCTGTAGTTAGATGGTGAGCATATGGTtaagttattttctgtttttttttttgtttgttttttgtttgtttttttttttctgtagggtTGAAACTTTCCCTAAGGAAGGGAATATAGTTGGCAAACTCATCCAATTTGATGGTCACATAGTGATACATTTAGGAGTAAAGGCAAAGATGGAGCTCaccacacagtgagagagagccaTGAATGGCAGGCTAAGATGTCACTCAGTAAAGGTTTCTAAGCAGGCAAGTGTCCTATCCTACAGGCAGCTCATActtacacaatttaaaaaatcaactatatGTGAACATTGACTAAAATCCACAGTAAGAAAGGTTACCAAGTGTGGAAATGTCTGGTAGCAGCCTGGGAGAGAAGGCCCATCTAGACACATTTTTGGAAATCACCTACCTGGAGGTAGCTGTGAAGGGTGAATCAGCTccccaggtggggagggagagtgagggagggTTAAATGACTGAATCTTAAAAGAATGACCATTGACCATGTTTGGGAATGGAATGAGAAAGGTTttcaggaagggaaggggcaAAATAGCAAGGCTGCAAAGAAGTCTGGAAAATGGTTCTTGAGCAGGGTGCATATGGTTAGGAAGAAATGAGAacacaggaggagagaaaacaaacTAGACCTCAGGAGTTTAGGGCAAGGAAGTGAGGAGTTTGAAAATGACAGGAAATAAAGAACAGGACTCCTCAAGAGGTCCACGGGAGCAGACACAGGCTTCTGAAGCAGGGATGCCTCTGACAGGCTGGGTGCAGGAGAACAACCTcaggctgggggccaggggagcGTGTTTAAGCAATCAGCCCTGATTTTCACATTACGCAGGAAGACAAAATGATAGCCAACACTGACATTTCAGGAAGCTCAAAGTCCCTAAGCTAGAGCTTgccattctaaaataaaaacatagggtgcctggttggctcaggtcacacatgatctcagcgtcctgggatccagccccgcatctggctccttgcccactggggagtctgcttctctctctctctatcctccccgccccaccccgccctgctCACGTGTgcgtgctctctaataaataaataaaatctttaaaaaaatgtagattgGATTCCTTTTGTAATTGGTACTAGAGCAGATATGTACTAAAACAAGAATCATGTTGCTGAGGCACAATGAATTTAAGAACTAGAGAAATACACTCTGCAATGAGATATCTGTGGGCTGCAGATACTGTTAAGTGATGTTTGTGTCACAATTTTAATACAGTCTCATAATAGAACTTTATCTGGTTGAAAtggattgctttttttcctttgaaatactTGTTTGGCTACACAGATATTCTGCTACATAAATTAgatattaatttgaaaaacacCTGAGACCTAAGTAAATTAATTAGAgtagatttatttctattttatctcaACAGAAGCGCCAAACAGTACCCTACAAAGATCAGgggagaatgagaaaacaaaaggaaagtgtGAGATGTGCCTGTCTCATACCAGCACAATTAAGAAGGAAGACCTATATATTCCAGGCACTTGTAAATTATTCCTACTGCCGTCTCCTGCAGATGGGCCCCAGAGGGGCCGCACAATTGGCAGAAGTCATGCTAAAAATTAGGTAAATACCAATGCCTGCCACTTGGTAAGAAGAGCAGACCTACTTTCATGGACTctgaattcctttcctttctggtgGAACTTTATCTAGACTTTTCACTATGAAGGATCTCAAGCATGCAGAATAAAAACGAACACCAGTAAGCCAGGGTGAAGCTAGAGATGTTCTCTTGAAACCAGAAGTTCATTTTAATGAACTTTATGTCTCATTAGCAGGTAAACTatttaagaatgagaaaatagaagGATTCTAAATCCTAAAGGATGGACAAACTAGCACTACTACTACCAGTACACTTCTAACCTTGAACAGTACATTTCACGTTTTACTAGAaagctgggccctggggccaggtATCTACAGCAGACAAATGTGCCCAGATGTAAACTttccaaagtaaaagaaaatcagtatGGGGCCAAGAAAAGAAGCCAGCCAGGTATTCTTAATTCAACAGGTAAAatgatacaataaaaaaaagtataaggaTAAATTTGGCATTTCCCAACTTCCAAAGTTAACTGCTTTTCTGAAAGGCCAGTATGATACTATCTGTAAACAAATGTGAGATTATGCCCTTCAATTAATATTTCATTCTCGAGtccaattttctaattttacaggACAAGAGGAAACAAATGGAGGCTAAGATTCTTTTGTACAGAGGTCCATGGGGATTTCCGGCAGGGTTACATGTACCACCACCCAACAGGTGCCTcccattttctcatctttccttttgctctttctcgctccttctcctcttccttgctGGGACCTTCAGGGGCCAGTTAGCTCCGCTCCAGCCCACAGACAGTGGTCTCTTTAAAGGCCTGAGAAAAATTATTAGTAACTAAGAAGGGCTTTTAATGATGAAAGCCCAGTACATGTAAGTTTTTCTGTCTCCAGGTTAAACTATTTGCCTTCTTACCTTTAATTTTCTGCTTGTATTCTTCTGGTCGGTGGAGATACATGGCTGCAGCATCACCATTGAGAGGATCTATGGGGTTGGGATAGGCCAACAACTGGGGCAGGAAGGACTCAAATATATTGGTAagatctgaaaaacaaagagaaatatgtcatgcaaggaaaaaaacaagtcaTCTAAAATTCACTTGAGTTCAGTAGTCAAAACCGCTTATCTTCTGAAATAATCAACCACATGAAAGTGTTCCATAAAAGTGTGCTCTATTACATGTGATCTCTGTAACATATTCCTTTTGAtaccaattttaaaatttaatatttaattttaatttaaagaaccAAATAAATGTATACCTGATACTCACTTTCAAAGGCAATCATCCCAATTTGAATTCACTCCATGTTTTAAACCAAGAATTCAGAAATAGTACATAcatcatttaattaaaatgtgtacCCCAAAACTCTACCACTCTATATCCTTACAAAATGGGTAGTCTCTTAATATTGCCTCTTTCTACAAATTTGAAAATCCCCACTCTGAAAAGTATTCAAGCGCCAGATCTCAGAAGAACACAATTTTATAGGCCTGATGTTTAATTCAATTCTCATCACCTTCAATGGAGGTAAGTAGAACCggtttttaaattcttctggCTAATGAAAGTAGGAACCTACATAGGCCACTTAAAATCATAGATAATAAGACAGAGAAGTAccaatttattgaatttattgacaatcattttaataaacatttactaactCCCTTCTTGCCAGATGCAGCACAAGGTGCTGGGTATACATGGATAACATTTACACACACAGCAGAGTCAACAAGAACTCTGCAGTCATATAgtgttttataaaggaaatagGCCTTGCAAACCTGTAAAATAAACTACATGTTCCCATCACTTCAGAGATGCTATAACTTCCATTCTATTTGCTGCTCAGCAGACGGTAAACTGTGGAATCTTAGTGCTTCCAGCTCTCTGCCCTACTCCAGTTACTCTATcatgttttatagaaaaatttctGTTTCTGGAAGGAATGCTAGAGTATAGCAgcataaaactattatttattctgctctcttaacatattttttcccctttagagTGAGCACTTTTATGCAGTATTATAAATGAATGTTTGGTCAAGCCACATCAATTTAGCTTAGTGATTCTTAGCCAGGGATGATTTTGCTCCCCAGCAGACATCCTataatgtctggaaacatttttagtTGACACACCTGGATGGGGAAGGGGGACAGGTGGTGTACCAGCCATTGTGGATAGAGGCAgtgatgctgctaaacatcctataatgcacaggaGAGCCCTTTACAACACCTAATTACTTGGACCAAAATTCAATAGTGCTGAAGCTGAGAAATCCTGGTCTAGAGAAAAGGGATTGACTGACTTTTTCATAAATGGCCAGAGTAAATTAGACTTTGTGGGTGACATCTGGACTCTGTTGCATGTATTCAACATTTAGCTCTACCACTGTAGCACAAAAGCACCCACAAATGGATATGgatgtgtttcaataaaactttatatacaaAACCAGGCAGCCAATGTTTGTCATCTTCTGCTTTAGAAAACCCTACAAATataacagaaagagaagcaggctctatgcagggagcccgatgtgggactcgatcccgggactccaggatcatgccctgggccgaaagctcaaccactaagccacccaggcttccctaatttatatttaaataagctCAGGTCTAGACAGTAATGTCATGGAGAGTCCCAGGATGTCTAGCATAGTCCCATTCTCATGCACCAGGTACTGACAGAGCTTGTTTACCTTGAACCCAGAGAAAAGAGACTTGGTATTATTACACAGACTGGAGCTATTTCTCCTTCATAAAGCTAACTTCCCAAAGAACCACGATTCCCATACACcagaaaataaatgcagagattcctaatcaaaaaagcaaaacaaaaataaccttcTAAGATAACTCAATCACACTGCTATTTtacttacaattatttttttaaaaaggaagcaacaTGTTCAACAAATCAGTAATTATTCATGGTATAAAACCACTGAAAACTATTCAAAGACtagagaataaaatatacttattttccttttttttttttaaaaaattatttattcatagagacacagctagagagagaggcagagacacaggcagagggagaagcaggcaccatgcagggagcccgacgcgggactcgatcccgggtctccaggatcacgccctgggctgcaggcggcgctaaaccgctgtgccaccggggctgccctatacttATTTTCCTAATGTCAGAGGATAAAGTCCATAAGATGGTAtgctctagggcagcccaggtggctcagcagtttagtgccgccttcagcccagggcatgatcctggagaccccagatcgtgtcctacatcaggctccctgcatggagcctgcttctccctctgcctgtgtctctgcctctctctctctatctcatgagtaaataaataaaaaatcttaaaaaaaaaaaaaggtatgctCTATAGAATTATAACTATGTACAGTACGTGTGCATAAGAACATCTAAAACGTTATCTCAAGGTAATAGGCTTACAACTTCTACTCTTCATACATCAAgtgacattttgctttttttacctttaaaaatagcattttcctATGAATGTCCTTTCTACTTCTGCacatgtttgaaatatttaaataaaacagaagtctaaaaaattaaggtaaataaactcaaaagaaaaaaaaaaacaagaggagaaGGTGGGCAGGTTTTACAACACCATGAGTTGGGGAGCAGAGAAGAGTTAACACCAATAATCAATCGTAACAGGAATGGTAGCAGGGACAGTCTACACTTACAAAGCCCTCACTACAAGCCTTGTAAGTACTTTACATGCACTCTTAGGGTCACTATAGCCAATGAGCAAGGTACCATTACTATCTCCATATTGCACCTGGGAAAATTGAGGCACAGGGATGGGGGTAggtaggtaacttgcccaaggaagTCGGTTTCAATCTTGGGCTTATCCACCACGCTGCCTCTGTCAACAGATGAAATGAGCATTGCCTAAACCTTCATGAAGAAACAAACTACCCACATCTTGGCATTAAAATTGCATATCCTTAGAAATGGCCACCTCCCTACCACAAAGTCTTCCTTTCTTACAAGTTCAAGGCCAGAAGAGTGATCTTTAAGCAGAGAATGTTAAGGCATTTCTGTGGCTGAAATGTTTGATACTTTACAGAGGCCATGTGCTTGTTTCCAATTAGCTAAACCACAGAAAAGCAGCCCATGGCTGTTTGCAGATACCTGCAGGTGGGGACCTGGGAGTTCTTCTGTCACACTGCCATTACAGGCGCTACTCAAAAAGATCAGCAGCTGAAAAGTTATCAAACAACatcaaaaacctttaaaatacacacacagccccccccccccccccgcccaagtataggttttattctcttttaagtaATGTTAAGGAGTGCTTTAGGACTTGAGAATATGGCATACAACATGTTTCATGACTAGGTGCTTCCTGTGTTCCAAGAAGGACCCTTTCCccactatttttaagtttttcaagcTACCGATAAGTGTCTTTGCCGAGATATTTGTTCTCAATAAGTAAAAGAATCCTCAATTATTTGTTCTACCTTCCTATGTCTCTCGTCTTCCTGCATTAACACACTTCtggtccattttacagatgtgctGTGTCACGCCtgtaaaacagaaaagcagaaaaaggaaagtacCACAGCCCAGTTGTGGGCAGAAGAGGACAGCATTTGAGGACCAGGAAGTTGTGGTtatggtcatttttatttttattttttttatttttagattttatttaattatttgaaagagggatccctgggtggcgcagcggtttagcgcctgcctttggcccagggcgcgatcctggagccccgggatcgaatcccacgtcgggttcccggtgcatggagcctgcttctccctctgcctgtgtctctgcctctctctctctctctctctgtgtgtgtgactatcataaataaaaaaataaaaaaaaaaaaattatttgaaagagagagagaacgaacaggacaatgggcagagggagagggagaagcagacaccacaTTGAGTggcagccagatgtggggctcattcccaggccctgagatcaaaccctgagccaaagccagacatttaactgcctgaaccacccaggcgctcttGCTATGGCTGTTTTAAAGCAGTTAACACAGCCCTGAAAGTGGCTAACAAAGTGATTCCTACTGAGAGGGTCTTCCCCAAGGAAACATCTCTCAAAAGTTGCAGATAAAAATCTTCTTTCAAGATAAATGTTGACAGAAGAAATCTAAACTGTAAACCGAAAGTGAACCAAAGATAGTCACCTTTGGAAAAATCCAtcataaaatgagtattttcccCCCTAGAATTgtttataatagtaataaaacaTCAACATCTCTCAGTTCAaaagtctcttaaaaaatattaatcttcCACTTCTTGAAAGGGAGAGAACCAGACACACAGAGCAACCCAATCTCGAGATTATAGTCAGCTGGTTTCCATTACTGGCTgccttaattttttaaggaagtCCAAAGACCCCTGAGAAGTACAGTTTATGATGAGCAAACAGCTCTTACTTTTGCTTTGGACTAAATCAGCACTTACAAAAATGCAGTCCATTAGGACAGATTCTTCAGCCTGATCTTACAGtattaatattaacaatattataaCACTCATTCCTCAGTTTAGGTGCTTCaactaataatttatatttgtatttcattttttaaaacactcaaATCATACTGATCTTTCATCAAAAGCAGCACCGTTCACCCCCTTCAGTCCAGAGCAATGGTTCCTGGTGAGTCTGGATCCTTGCTGTTTGTCCATCAGAATTACCTGTGGCATTTTTTCAAAACATGCATGCTGAGGCCTCATTACCTACCCATGGATTCTGACTTAGACAAGCTGGcatcattttgtgtgtgtgtgtgtgtgtgtgtgtgtgtgtgtgtgtgtgtgtgtgtagaattgCACAGCCAGGAAACACTACCTACCCTATACACCCCTAGTTCCAGAAAACAAAGAGGGCTGTTTGCTTGCAGGTCCTCTGAAAATGTTCAGGACTCTCAATTAAGCTGCTCAGGAGGCTCTAGTGAAGCCAACTCCCTGACCCTTTCAGTACTCCTTCCTGCACAATGCTACCATTGTCACTTCCTCTGGGTGGAGGTATTCCAAACTAAAGGTAGGAGAAAGTGAATCCATTTTTGAGGGGCAGTAAAGGGCTGCTTCAGAGCATAAAGGGCAGCAAGAGATACCACCTAACACATTGTGGACATAGGGTAGAGCAAATTCCATTAGACTGAACTGTTTCTAGCAAAAGTTGTAAACAACAGATGGGAAACCTAGAAGACCACAAATCTAATCTCAGGCCTTCCACTGACTTGCTCTctttgaccttgggcaggtctcttcctctctgcaacttaatttcttcatctacaaaaagAGAAGTATAATACTGTAGTTCCTTACAAGGAAGAATTACACATTACtaaaaaagactataaaacagGCTTCATATGGCATCAAAGGactaaaattttcataaaaacatgCCACCTTCTTAGAAATTTCAGCTATCTGTATCCTTCAAAGAATACACATTAATTAAAATGagtcacactgaaaaaaaaaatgcaccaatTCTTAAAGTAAAGCCACCCTACTTCAGGTGACTCACAAAAAGATGGGACATGGCTTTAAGGAGAAAAC
It encodes the following:
- the UBE2H gene encoding ubiquitin-conjugating enzyme E2 H isoform X5, giving the protein MNKIFHPNIDEASGTVCLDVINQTWTALYDLTNIFESFLPQLLAYPNPIDPLNGDAAAMYLHRPEEYKQKIKEYIQKYATEEALKEQEEGTGDSSSESSMSDFSEDEAQDMEL
- the UBE2H gene encoding ubiquitin-conjugating enzyme E2 H isoform X4, with product MSSPSPGKRRMDTDVVKLIESKHEVTILGGLNEFVVKFYGPQGTPYEGGVWKVRVDLPDKYPFKSPSIDLTNIFESFLPQLLAYPNPIDPLNGDAAAMYLHRPEEYKQKIKEYIQKYATEEALKEQEEGTGDSSSESSMSDFSEDEAQDMEL